One region of Brassica napus cultivar Da-Ae chromosome A10, Da-Ae, whole genome shotgun sequence genomic DNA includes:
- the LOC106371398 gene encoding F-box only protein 8 gives MQDSETGEIPEDLMIEIAARLPAKSVMRFRCISKFWSSLPLSTHFCNRFLTYQSQQPRFYMSLVHRLENTKSLLLSSTPTTTCPCPCPSSSLEFHQDLTIGGGMVGNLLRVLHGFICFTVKSEARIYNPSTRQLVILPCIQESFVKGYPHYFSLYFICHDPVSDQYKLLCVITALFSRQGLDEQEKEELASVPETISEHWVFVLEAGGSWKRVAEDFRTPHHPSRQQVTMNNVLYYMAFTDSSQTCVLVSFDIRSEELSMIKLPPPPGKRLALINYGGKVAVFDFSLLKENGLVDLWVVEHWRNKEWSRKTLFLQPCQMHLVTHCFFTAKGTTLKGQVLLVPQYLIPPFYFLCYDFQLNHLKKVEISGIPDHWFTMDSFFKSFDVEFMDPTENVKYLES, from the coding sequence ATGCAGGATTCGGAAACAGGGGAGATTCCTGAGGATCTCATGATCGAAATAGCGGCGAGATTGCCTGCGAAATCGGTGATGaggttcaggtgcatctcaAAGTTCTGGTCATCTCTCCCTTTGTCGACACACTTTTGCAACCGTTTCCTGACGTACCAATCCCAGCAACCTCGTTTCTACATGTCGTTAGTGCACCGCCTAGAAAACACAAAATCTCTACTTCTATCATCCACTCCAACAACCACATGTCCATGTCCATGTCCGTCTTCCTCCTTAGAATTCCACCAAGACCTCACCATCGGTGGTGGGATGGTGGGCAACTTACTACGCGTTCTCCATGGCTTCATCTGCTTCACGGTGAAGTCAGAGGCGCGTATCTATAACCCCAGCACCAGACAACTTGTCATCTTGCCTTGCATACAAGAATCTTTTGTCAAAGGATATCCCCATTATTTCAGTCTCTACTTTATCTGCCACGACCCAGTCAGCGATCAGTACAAGCTACTCTGCGTAATTACGGCCTTATTCTCTAGACAAGGACTAGACgaacaagaaaaggaagaatTAGCAAGTGTCCCAGAGACTATTTCAGAGCATTGGGTCTTTGTACTAGAAGCTGGTGGTTCGTGGAAAAGGGTTGCAGAAGATTTTCGAACTCCTCACCATCCTTCCCGTCAACAAGTGACTATGaacaatgttttatattatatggCTTTCACTGATTCTTCACAGACTTGTGTTCTTGTGAGTTTCGACATCAGGTCTGAAGAGTTGAGTATGATTAAACTACCTCCTCCCCCTGGGAAGAGGTTGGCTCTAATAAACTACGGTGGCAAAGTAGCTGTCTTTgacttctctttgctcaaaGAGAATGGCTTGGTGGATCTGTGGGTTGTGGAACATTGGAGGAACAAGGAATGGTCAAGGAAGACTCTGTTTTTGCAGCCTTGTCAAATGCATTTAGTCACTCACTGTTTTTTCACGGCAAAAGGTACAACTCTAAAAGGTCAAGTTCTCTTGGTACCACAATACTTGATTCCTCCCTTTTACTTTCTCTGCTATGATTTCCAACTCAATCATCTCAAAAAGGTTGAAATCAGTGGGATACCGGATCACTGGTTTACTATGGATagttttttcaaatcttttgaCGTGGAGTTTATGGATCCGACTGAGAATGTCAAGTACCTCGAATCTTGA
- the LOC111197952 gene encoding phenylalanine--tRNA ligase alpha subunit, cytoplasmic-like isoform X2 — protein sequence MTGRNMRWKGRRRFIFSRLRMILRKKLDPSVFKIGSTQAAKKRWVAMGKQVSRKVQHVEDKVKESLLQIQQGLELDKESLSSLKTRKLLVAQGWTGYSDVEKGPNYAPKRKIIATDLTRENLHNWKELEFKEYNFNAKGQPLDAGHLHPLLKVSASLSFCPSDQQSFMSELDSQVPTAFGAGTKEYVHICVQQRNGRKSLTTVQGLKKEYIYSNILKDLKKEFCCNGTLVHD from the exons ATGACGGGAAGAAATATGCGGTGGAAGGGTCGCCGGAGATTCATTTTTTCTCGGCTAAGGATGATCTTGAG aaaAAAGTTAGATCCTTCTGTTTTCAAAATTGGAAGCACACAAGCTGCTAAAAAGAGGTGGGTTGCAATGGGAAAGCAAGTCTCTAGGAAG GTTCAACATGTTGAAGATAAAGTGAAGGAGTCTCTTCTACAAATACAACAAGGACTA GAACTTGACAAAGAAAGTCTCAGCTCTCTCAAAACCAGGAAACTCTTAGTAGCACA GGGATGGACGGGATATTCTGATGTTGAGAAAGGTCCTAATTATGCTCCCAAAAGGAAGATTATCGCTACTGACTTGACTCGAGAAAATTTACACAA CTGGAAAGAGTTGGAATTCAAGGAGTATAACTTCAATGCTAAGGGACAACCTCTTGATGCTGGCCATCTCCATCCCCTTCTTAAG GTCTCAGCCTCTCTGTCCTTTTGCCCATCAGATCAACAAAGTTTCATGTCTGAACTTGATTCCCAGGTCCCTACTGCCTTCG GTGCGGGAACAAAGGAGTACGTCCACATCTGTGTGCAGCAGCGCAATGGTAGGAAAAGCTTGACAACAGTCCAAGGGTTGAAAAAAGAGTATATTTACAGCAATATACTTAAGGACctcaagaaagagttttgtTGCAACGGTACATTGGTTCATGACTGA
- the LOC106371402 gene encoding uncharacterized protein LOC106371402 has protein sequence MCENDHHFVEWKEHFVSQERGNRVVHYFLKDSAGESILAVVGTERSVRHMFYVVSEDFVRFYGPENSIHAGFKWRSRREVVDWLTSMLSKQNAQGNWSKSLKCDSGESNGSPEFPSNGFAAQRAQATEEARLPINLRVHIWDIMWSGASWMCGKQLKHYPSFCRNGTTIGVHSFVFVMSKGDDRYVAYLEDMYEDKRGLKKVRVRWFHCTKEVKGAVALKNPHPKEVFITPHSQVISAECVDGPATVLTREHYEECIASFPNSLLERVHMCYRQFRSNKIKPFDLSKLRGYLDQPIMSCLSSMESGPVDCGMNKEEDEPWSEGENVMVGAERSKKKQRRMMSDHLFTAYESSCKRLKLDASGKRLSSPKAHKHHCSNGVIKADAKIEFLCQDSGIRGCWFRCTVLEVSRKQVKLQYDDIDDEDGYGNLEEWVPALKPAMPDKLGMRSSNRPTIRPAPPDAKSADFDPTIGEAVDAWWNDGWWEGVVIATDKPDLQIYIPGENLCLTVQRKDIRISRDWVGDCWIDIDPKPEILSLVSSDDISPEAKLSVSSTLSKDAKAKPIVMQDIVEEAEPKGDILDISLLGEQNKEHKDDGVVKNDDDDESILSKEEDKEVGLGSNQTNTVQEDHNEDDVNGNDEKARKSETVFTLSKTTTTLVTS, from the exons ATGTGCGAGAATGATCATCATTTTGTGGAGTGGAAAGAGCATTTTGTCTCACAGGAGAGAGGGAACCGTGTTGTTCATTACTTCCTGAAAGATTCTGCTGGTGAATCCATCTTAGCTGTGGTTGGGACTGAGAGAAGTGTTAGACACATGTTCTATGTTGTCTCTGAGGATTTTGTGCGTTTCTATGGTCCCGAGAATTCGATCCATGCTGGCTTCAAATGGAGGTCCAGGAGAGAGGTTGTCGACTGGCTCACTTCAATGCTGTCTAAACAAAATGCACAAGGAAACTGGTCGA AGTCGCTAAAATGTGATTCAGGGGAATCTAATGGGTCTCCTGAATTTCCAAGCAATGGATTTGCTGCTCAGCGAGCTCAAGCAACAGAAGAG GCCCGGCTTCCCATAAACTTGAGGGTTCACATTTGGGATATTATGTGGTCAGGAGCTTCCTGGATGTGTGGCAAACAGCTCAAACATTACCCATCATTCTGTAGGAATGGGACAACTATAGGG GTGCACTCTTTTGTATTTGTCATGAGCAAAGGGGACGACCGGTACGTTGCGTATCTTGAAGATATGTATGAGGACAAGCGTGGCCTAAAAAAGGTCAGAGTGAGGTGGTTCCACTGCACAAAAGAAGTGAAGGGTGCAGTTGCTCTCAAAAACCCACACCCAAAAGAGGTTTTCATCACCCCTCACTCACAGGTCATCAGTGCTGAATGTGTTGACGGTCCTGCCACTGTCTTGACCCGTGAGCATTATGAGGAGTGTATAGCGTCTTTTCCTAATTCTTTATTGGAAAGGGTACACATGTGCTATCGGCAATTCAGGAGCAACAAAATTAAACCTTTTGACTTGAGTAAATTGCGTGGATATTTAGACCAACCGATAATGTCTTGCTTAAGTTCGATGGAGTCTGGTCCTGTAGACTGTGGGATGAATAAAGAGGAAGATGAACCGTGGAGCGAGGGTGAGAATGTAATGGTTGGCGCTGAGCGGAgcaagaaaaaacaaagaagaatgATGTCTGATCATCTGTTCACAGCATATGAATCTTCATGTAAAAGACTCAAACTTGATGCCTCGGGAAAAAGACTTTCTTCCCCAAAGGCTCATAAACATCATTGTTCTAATGGAGTTATCAAGGCCGATGCAAAAATAGAGTTTCTGTGTCAAGATAGCGGTATAAGAGGCTGCTGGTTTAGGTGCACTGTTCTGGAAGTATCAAGGAAACAGGTTAAACTCCAGTATGATGATATAGACGACGAGGATGGATATGGAAACCTTGAG GAATGGGTGCCAGCTTTGAAACCTGCGATGCCTGATAAGCTTGGTATGAGGTCTTCCAACCGCCCAACAATCCGGCCTGCTCCTCCTGATGCTAAATCAGCTGACTTTGATCCTACAATTGGTGAAGCTGTTGATGCATGGTGGAATGATGGTTGGTGGGAAGGTGTTGTGATTGCCACTGACAAACCGGACTTGCAAATATATATCCCTG GTGAGAACTTATGCTTAACGGTGCAGAGGAAGGATATTAGGATTTCCAGAGACTGGGTGGGAGACTGCTGGATTGACATCGATCCTAAACCGGAAATACTCTCTCTTGTATCATCTGATGATATTAGCCCGGAAGCCAAGCTTTCCGTGTCTTCCACTCTTTCAAAAGATGCCAAGGCAAAGCCCATTGTAATGCAAGATATTGTCGAGGAGGCAGAACCTAAAGGCGATATACTGGACATTTCCCTTTTAGGAGAACAGAACAAAGAGCATAAAGATGATGGGGTTGTtaagaatgatgatgatgatgaaagtATACTTTCGAAAGAAGAGGATAAAGAGGTTGGACTTGGAAGTAACCAAACTAATACCGTGCAGGAGGACCACAACGAGGATGATGTTAACGGTAATGATGAGAAAGCTCGTAAATCAGAAACAGTCTTCACACTGTCAAAAACTACTACCACGCTAGTGACATCGTAA
- the LOC111197952 gene encoding phenylalanine--tRNA ligase alpha subunit, cytoplasmic-like isoform X1 produces the protein MTGRNMRWKGRRRFIFSRLRMILRKKLDPSVFKIGSTQAAKKRWVAMGKQVSRKVQHVEDKVKESLLQIQQGLELDKESLSSLKTRKLLVAQGWTGYSDVEKGPNYAPKRKIIATDLTRENLHNWKELEFKEYNFNAKGQPLDAGHLHPLLKVSASLSFCPSDQQSFMSELDSQVPTAFDPFADANAEDSGAGTKEYVHICVQQRNGRKSLTTVQGLKKEYIYSNILKDLKKEFCCNGTLVHD, from the exons ATGACGGGAAGAAATATGCGGTGGAAGGGTCGCCGGAGATTCATTTTTTCTCGGCTAAGGATGATCTTGAG aaaAAAGTTAGATCCTTCTGTTTTCAAAATTGGAAGCACACAAGCTGCTAAAAAGAGGTGGGTTGCAATGGGAAAGCAAGTCTCTAGGAAG GTTCAACATGTTGAAGATAAAGTGAAGGAGTCTCTTCTACAAATACAACAAGGACTA GAACTTGACAAAGAAAGTCTCAGCTCTCTCAAAACCAGGAAACTCTTAGTAGCACA GGGATGGACGGGATATTCTGATGTTGAGAAAGGTCCTAATTATGCTCCCAAAAGGAAGATTATCGCTACTGACTTGACTCGAGAAAATTTACACAA CTGGAAAGAGTTGGAATTCAAGGAGTATAACTTCAATGCTAAGGGACAACCTCTTGATGCTGGCCATCTCCATCCCCTTCTTAAG GTCTCAGCCTCTCTGTCCTTTTGCCCATCAGATCAACAAAGTTTCATGTCTGAACTTGATTCCCAGGTCCCTACTGCCTTCG ACCCGTTTGCTGATGCGAATGCTGAGGACTCAGGTGCGGGAACAAAGGAGTACGTCCACATCTGTGTGCAGCAGCGCAATGGTAGGAAAAGCTTGACAACAGTCCAAGGGTTGAAAAAAGAGTATATTTACAGCAATATACTTAAGGACctcaagaaagagttttgtTGCAACGGTACATTGGTTCATGACTGA
- the LOC106369592 gene encoding protein RRP6-like 3, translated as MRLLYLGENDLKTYDKWELVSCPSCKALFWNAEAPRVQTNQESKQFSLCCQRGRVRLPPVREPPSPFLELLESPSFKPHIRIANSLLDFPSMGAKIDKSVTGYGHEKISMTPSSNACLVLEKPQKSLEGLLQTICNVDTDKTLRTRDWTERPLPPKMLRYARTDTQYLLWIADVLAAELKELKKYDECIRRCNKVCLTLYAKGQEDFKLANREQYDCRERAWKLCIWRDLMARIHDESREFVLSNEVMLEFARKVPTTYDVFKSTADQQRGGKIDEVSVIFLCHYDDYFNQIMSDKSVALETAFPLILQNGKQTSKVSQIPIRKPDVAVYESDGTLKFRCNHGKGQWYLKMGLAEQTQIHGEYALQLKTETLGGPEKVEKKKDLCNSCGKEGIELNRHRIVPPSYRKYFTETLKMDQSRDMVWLCQKCQKIALEAGERYKKTMSSRYEVSQPSHQKMVEAKEHVNIRRAAAALLDRPTIPESRREEYMEIVERHYGRSNLSREDLEGVRKIGLMSSKEEKNETSVEKQIIDNLLKNSGEDGVKRFCEEWRQQFVNDLHPTNLPSEWGM; from the exons ATGCGTTTGTTATATCTAGGTGAAAATGATCTCAAGACATATGACAAATGGGAGTTGGTCTCATGTCCATCCTGTAAAGCGTTGTTCTGGAATGCTGAAGCACCTCGAGTTCAGACAAACCAAGAGAGCAAGCAGTTTAGTCTTTGTTGTCAGAGAGGTCGTGTGAGACTTCCACCAGTTCGGGAGCCACCGTCTCCATTTCTAGAGCTTTTAGAGTCGCCGAGCTTCAAGCCCCACATCAGAATTGCTAACAGTTTGCTTGATTTCCCCTCTATGGGTGCCAAAATTGATAAGAGCGTCACTGGGTATGGACATGAGAAGATCTCCATGACTCCATCATCAAAC GCATGTTTGGTATTGGAAAAGCCTCAAAAATCACTCGAGGGTTTGCTACAAACTATTTGTAATGTAGACACAGACAAAACATTACGG ACTCGTGATTGGACAGAGCGACCACTCCCACCAAAGATGTTGCGATATGCAAGAACGGATACGCAATATTTGCTTTGGATTGCCGATGTTTTGGCTGCCGAGCTCAAAGAACTTAAAAAGTATGATGAGTGTATTAGGAGGTGCAACAAAGTGTGCTTAACACTATACGCCAAAGGACAAGAAGATTTCAAATTAGCTAATCGGGAACAATATGATTGTCGTGAACGTGCTTGGAAACTTTGTATATGGAGAGATCTGATG GCACGGATCCACGATGAAAGCAGAGAATTTGTGTTATCTAATGAGGTTATGCTTGAATTTGCTCGGAAAGTTCCAACCACATACGATGTGTTTAAATCAACCGCTGATCAACAAAGAGGGGGGAAAATTGATGAGGTGTCGGTAATTTTCCTGTGTCATTATGACGATTACTTCAACCAGATCATGAGTGACAAGTCTGTAGCTCTTGAGACCGCTTTTCCACTTATTCTTCAAAA TGGAAAACAAACTTCAAAGGTATCACAGATACCTATACGCAAGCCTGACGTTGCTGTGTACGAGAGTGATGGAACGTTGAAGTTTCGGTGTAACCATGGAAAAGGGCAATGGTATCTGAAGATGGGGCTTGCAGAACAGACTCAAATTCATGGAGAATATGCTTTACAGTTGAAGACTGAAACTTTGGGTGGTCCTGAAAAAGTTGAGAAGAAAAAGGATTTGTGTAATAGTTGCGGCAAAGAAGGGATCGAATTGAATCGTCACCGGATAGTACCACCATCATACCGGAAATATTTCACAGAGACACTTAAAATGGATCAGTCTCGTGATATGGTGTGGCTGTGTCAAAAGTGTCAGAAAATTGCTCTAGAAGCTGGAGAGCGTTACAAGAAAACAATGAGTTCAAGATATGAAGTCTCCCAACCTTCTCATCAGAAAATGGTTGAAGCTAAAGAACATGTAAATATTCGAAGAGCTGCAGCAGCGCTTTTGGATAGGCCGACCATCCCAGAATCTCGCCGTGAGGAATACATGGAG ATCGTAGAGAGGCATTATGGCCGAAGCAACCTTTCGCGCGAGGATTTGGAAGGAGTTCGAAAGATTGGGTTGATGAGTTCtaaggaagaaaaaaatgaaacaagtGTAGAAAAACAGATCATTGATAATCTGTTAAAGAACTCCGGAGAAGATGGAGTTAAAAGGTTTTGTGAAGAATGGAGGCAACAGTTCGTGAACGATCTTCATCCTACAAATTTACCTAGTGAGTGGGGCATGTAA
- the LOC106371403 gene encoding pectinesterase QRT1, with product MKDKAFVPAVLLLCFWVLLSSGSSRLLQSDDKGNELKNYISWEDMRVVEEVGRERRSSSVKVKDNNMVNQESNMATVNASRVIVVDKRGRGDSVTVQGAVDMVPDSNSQRVKILILPGVYREKVIVPRTKPYISFIGNESYAEYTVITWSDKSSDPYSNGTELGTYRTATVAIDSDFFCATAITFENTVVAEAGEEGKQAVALRVTGDKAMFYKVRVLGSQDTLNDATGSHYFFQCHIQGSVDFIFGNAKSLYQDCDIRSTARRFGAIAAHHRSEESDDTGFSFVNCDIGGTGKVYLGRAWGNYSTTVYSNCYIADIITPVGWSDWDDTDRQSKVLFGEYNCRGRGAERRGRVPWSRSLTQDEVKPFLGREFIFGDQWLRL from the exons ATGAAAGACAAAGCCTTTGTTCCCGCGGTTTTATTGCTCTGTTTTTGGGTTCTGCTGAGTTCAGGGTCGTCGAGACTGTTGCAGAGTGATGATAAAGGTAATGAGTTGAAGAATTACATAAGCTGGGAAGACATGAGAGTTGTGGAAGAAGTTGGAAGAGAGAGGAGGAGCTCCAGCGTTAAGGTGAAGGATAATAATATGGTAAACCAAGAAAGTAATATGGCGACTGTAAACGCGAGCAGGGTGATCGTGGTTGATAAGAGAGGAAGAGGAGACTCTGTTACAGTTCAAGGAGCTGTTGATATGGTTCCCGATTCCAATTCTCAAAGAGTTAAAATCTTAATTCTTCCCGGCGTTTACAG GGAGAAGGTGATAGTGCCGAGGACAAAACCGTACATATCCTTCATAGGCAATGAGAGTTACGCGGAGTACACAGTCATTACTTGGAGCGATAAGTCCTCAGACCCTTATAGCAATGGTACTGAACTCGGCACTTACAGAACCGCCACTGTTGCAATCGACTCTGATTTCTTCTGCGCCACTGCCATCACTTTCGAG AACACGGTGGTGGCAGAGGCGGGAGAGGAAGGGAAGCAAGCGGTTGCGCTAAGGGTAACAGGGGACAAGGCAATGTTCTATAAAGTCAGGGTTTTGGGATCACAAGACACTCTTAATGATGCAACTGGTTCTCACTACTTTTTCCAATGCCACATCCAAGGAAGTGTCGATTTCATCTTCGGCAACGCCAAGTCTCTTTACCAG GACTGTGATATCCGCTCAACCGCAAGGAGATTTGGTGCGATCGCAGCTCACCATAGAAGTGAAGAGAGTGATGATACTGGTTTCTCCTTTGTGAACTGTGACATCGGTGGAACCGGGAAGGTTTACCTGGGGAGAGCTTGGGGTAACTACTCGACAACTGTTTATTCAAACTGTTACATTGCTGATATCATCACTCCTGTGGGCTGGAGTGACTGGGACGACACTGACAGGCAAAG TAAGGTGCTGTTCGGGGAGTATAACTGCAGGGGAAGAGGAGCAGAGAGAAGAGGTCGAGTGCCGTGGTCAAGGAGTCTTACCCAAGATGAAGTGAAGCCTTTTCTTGGGAGGGAGTTCATATTTGGAGATCAATGGTTGAGACTCTAA
- the BNAA10G09780D gene encoding uncharacterized protein BNAA10G09780D, giving the protein MAGIAIVLDLLKKSHNKHAFHSSSSLSSAAAVSAFATAPFASRFLFGSFEPRVAYCDAAAAIDDDYLAAAIRKMSADTLQLQTPTYIPTSSKVYNIQPKPLFSAFEFRALAMTTVRSLLMFYLPLLEPKPASEDDDDFLNNAAEERRGADLIVPLKKSVKQIARETTVVTTRRVLERLAISYVSQRMAWKLLKDVPQSTLRKAGRGWPTHVYIYKVSQTTLRGHFLGIAASWTVQVGIEIYRCVNRYVKPKPEEEDEEQVEIAEQAKDLGNKVVGITVRCGASLVFAAIGAGICSCLMRPSTGQWIGCTLGDLAGPMVVSICLQKTLQADG; this is encoded by the exons ATGGCGGGAATAGCTATAGTCTTAGATCTACTCAAGAAATCTCATAACAAACACGCTTTTCACTCATCGTCTTCTCTGTCTTCCGCCGCCGCCGTATCTGCTTTCGCCACTGCTCCCTTCGCGTCTAGGTTTCTCTTCGG TTCTTTTGAGCCTAGAGTTGCGTATTGTGATGCGGCAGCTGCAATAGATGATGATTACCTTGCTGCTGCTATACGAAAGATGTCTGCGGATACTTTGCAGCTTCAGACGCCTACATACATTCCTACTAGCTCTAAGGTTTACAATATCCAGCCAAAACCACTCTTCTCCGCCTTCGAGTTCAGGGCACTTGCGATGACCACAGTGAGATCCCTCCTCATGTTTTATCTGCCTCTTTTGGAGCCTAAACCGGCTTCAGAGGACGATGATGATTTCCTTAACAATGCCGCGGAAGAACGCCGTGGCGCAGACTTGATTGTTCCTCTTAAAAAGTCTGTCAAGCAAATTGCCCGTGAG ACCACAGTTGTGACTACTCGGAGAGTCCTTGAAAGGCTGGCTATTAGTTATGTCTCACAGCGTATGGCATGGAAGCTTCTAAAGG ATGTGCCACAGTCTACTTTACGCAAGGCTGGGAGAGGGTGGCCCACACATGTATACATCTATAAAGTCAGCCAGACAACTCTTAGAG GACACTTCCTCGGGATTGCAGCATCGTGGACAGTTCAAGTAGGAATAGAAATCTACAGATGTGTTAACCGTTATGttaaacccaaacccgaagaagaagacgaggaaCAAGTGGAGATAGCAGAGCAAGCCAAGGATCTTGGAAACAAAGTTGTGGGTATCACAGTAAGATGTGGTGCTTCTTTAGTATTCGCTGCCATTGGAGCTGGTATCTGCTCTTGCCTCATGCGTCCCTCCACTGGACAATGGATCG gCTGCACGCTGGGGGACTTGGCTGGTCCGATGGTTGTTTcgatttgcttgcagaagacTCTTCAAGCTGATGGTTAA